A stretch of the Capsicum annuum cultivar UCD-10X-F1 chromosome 8, UCD10Xv1.1, whole genome shotgun sequence genome encodes the following:
- the LOC107846472 gene encoding NDR1/HIN1-like protein 1: protein MSDKKCSHHKSKKKKIVRRCCAGLLIFLFLALLAILIVWAVLQPKKPRFILQDTTIFTFNVSAPNIFSTSIQTTIYARNPNKRIGIYYDNMRIYTTYHNQQITYYTQIPSVYQGRKDVNIWSPFVYGNNVPIAPYNGPGLSEDQQNGGVWLDFKIDGRVKWKVGTITTGHYHLHVTCSAYVPFGDRPGDQPAYGGIMVGNNAVKYQLAKDCDVSV, encoded by the coding sequence ATGTCGGATAAAAAATGTAGTCATCATAAGAGCAAGAAGAAGAAGATCGTCCGACGCTGTTGTGCCGGACTTTTGATCTTCCTCTTCTTAGCTCTTCTCGCCATCCTTATAGTATGGGCCGTCTTGCAGCCCAAAAAACCTCGTTTTATCCTCCAAGACACCACTATCTTTACTTTCAACGTATCTGCTCCCAATATCTTTTCCACATCCATTCAGACAACGATATATGCACGTAACCCTAATAAAAGAATCGGTATATATTACGATAACATGCGTATATACACAACGTATCATAATCAACAAATTACGTATTATACTCAAATACCCTCGGTGTATCAAGGCCGTAAGGACGTTAACATATGGTCCCCATTTGTCTACGGAAATAACGTCCCTATAGCTCCGTATAACGGGCCGGGCCTATCCGAAGACCAACAAAACGGTGGCGTTTGGTTGGATTTTAAAATTGATGGACGTGTAAAGTGGAAAGTGGGCACAATTACAACGGGCCATTATCATTTACATGTCACGTGCTCTGCATATGTGCCATTTGGTGATCGGCCCGGTGACCAGCCCGCTTACGGAGGGATCATGGTGGGGAATAACGCCGTTAAGTATCAGCTGGCTAAGGACTGCGACGTTAGCGTTTGA
- the LOC107846478 gene encoding NDR1/HIN1-like protein 3, translating to MPEPYLNGAYYGPSIPPPPSSKTYHRPSHRSSSGSSCCCNPFTCCCKCIFNCICTCIFQILCTLLIILAVIGFILWFILRPNKVNFHISNASLTQFDYNNNNTLSYNLHLNVSIRNPNKRIGIYYDSIEARAYYHGLNFGNLTNIDPFYQGHKNTTDLDLVFKGFINSGQLGSELGSKYNEEKGNGVYEIGLRMYMRIRLKFWWIKSKKIKPMIKCDLNVPFKTNGTFERTQCHLDW from the coding sequence ATGCCGGAGCCCTACTTAAACGGAGCTTATTACGGCCCATCAATCCCTCCACCGCCGTCGTCAAAAACCTACCACCGCCCTAGCCATCGCAGCTCCTCCGGCTCCTCCTGCTGCTGCAACCCATTCACTTGTTGCTGTAAATGTATCTTCAACTGCATTTGCACTTGCATCTTCCAAATCCTCTGCACTCTCCTCATCATCCTCGCCGTCATCGGCTTCATCCTCTGGTTCATTCTCCGTCCTAACAAGGTAAATTTCCACATATCTAACGCGTCATTAACCCAATtcgattacaacaacaacaacacactcAGTTACAATCTTCATCTCAACGTATCCATACGTAACCCTAACAAACGAATCGGTATTTACTACGATTCGATTGAAGCTAGGGCATATTATCACGGGTTGAATTTCGGGAATTTGACGAATATTGACCCGTTTTATCAGGGTCATAAAAACACTACTGATTTGGATCTGGTGTTTAAGGGCTTTATTAATTCAGGTCAATTAGGATCCGAATTAGGATCCAAATACAATGAGGAAAAAGGGAATGGAGTTTATGAAATTGGATTAAGGATGTATATGAGGATTAGGCTTAAATTTTGGTGGATTAAGAGTAAGAAGATTAAGCCTATGATTAAGTGTGATTTGAATGTGCCATTTAAGACTAATGGGACTTTTGAGAGAACCCAATGCCATCTTGATTGGTGA